A stretch of the Ascaphus truei isolate aAscTru1 chromosome 4, aAscTru1.hap1, whole genome shotgun sequence genome encodes the following:
- the LOC142492480 gene encoding uncharacterized protein F54H12.2-like produces MAFIHTNSIECAKSELDIFEIQPTQTSIEKSLYVEIQPLAALSETAPLEFYIAGNGEHYFDLNNTLIYITCKIVKQDNTPIADGARVSLINYPIATLFNQLDVTLGDRLISQSNNLYAYRAYIETILNYSADALSTQFTTGLFYKDTAGQHQTRTVGGDNHGFTKRSQMTERGKAVELLGHLHSDIFFQEKLILNGLDLKIKLTRNKDTFCLMSAEAEPFKIQILNASLFVKRVQIAPAVRIGHAQGLLSGNAKYTIDRVGMKIYSIAVGSRVCNLENLFLGQLPKLVIIGFVDNDAFSGAYDKNPLCFKHNHVNFAALYLDGEQIPTKPFQPDFENANSIREYMALVQIAGKQNADAGFLINREEYVEGYTLFAFDLSPDQERGGHFSLIRNGNLRAEIRFSRALDRTVNIIVYGVFDNVIEINQRREVLYDFL; encoded by the coding sequence ATGGCGTTTATTCACACCAACTCCATAGAATGCGCTAAATCTGAACTGGATATCTTTGAAATACAGCCTACACAGACGAGCATAGAAAAAAGTCTGTATGTGGAAATACAACCGTTGGCCGCCCTTTCAGAAACGGCACCGTTGGAGTTTTATATCGCTGGCAACGGGGAACATTATTTCGACCTCAATAATACTTTGATTTACATTACGTGTAAAATCGTCAAACAGGACAATACACCGATTGCTGATGGAGCACGCGTGAGTCTAATCAATTATCCGATAGCAACGCTTTTCAATCAGTTAGATGTAACTttgggggacagactcatatcgCAATCCAATAACCTGTACGCATATCGGGCGTATATTGAAACAATTCTGAACTATAGCGCTGATGCATTATCCACGCAGTTTACCACCGGTTTATTTTACAAGGATACAGCGGGGCAACACCAAACCCGCACAGTGGGTGGTGATAACCATGGTTTTACAAAGCGTTCCCAAATGACAGAACGTGGTAAAGCCGTAGAATTACTGGGACATCTACATAGCGATATATTTTTTCAAGAGAAACTTATACTGAACGGTCTGGACTTAAAAATTAAACTCACTAGAAATAAAGATACATTttgtttaatgtctgctgaggCTGAGCCGTTTAAGATTCAAATTCTAAACGCGTCGCTGTTTGTCAAAAGGGTGCAAATTGCGCCGGCAGTGCGCATAGGTCATGCGCAGGGGCTTTTAAGCGGCAACGCAAAATACACTATCGACCGTGTGGGGATGAAAATTTATAGCATCGCGGTCGGAAGTCGCGTATGCAATCTAGAAAACCTGTTTTTGGGTCAATTACCCAAACTGGTCATTATAGGGTTCGTTGATAATGACGCTTTTTCTGGTGCTTACGATAAAAACCCCCTTTGTTTCAAACACAACCATGTGAATTTTGCAGCGCTGTATTTAGACGGCGAACAAATACCGACAAAACCGTTTCAACCAGACTTTGAGAATGCTAATTCTATTAGAGAATACATGGCCCTGGTACAAATTGCCGGTAAACAAAATGCAGACGCTGGATTTCTCATTAATCGTGAAGAGTATGTTGAGGGGTACACGCTATTTGCGTTTGATTTGTCACCCGATCAGGAACGCGGTGGTCACTTCTCACTAATTCGCAATGGAAACCTGAGGGCTGAAATACGCTTTTCAAGGGCTCTGGATAGAACCGTTAATATTATTGTGTACGGCGTTTTTGATAACGTTATTGAGATAAATCAGAGAAGAGAAGTGTTATATGACTTtctctga